GTCATTCCCTCTTCTCCAATAGTAGCAACAACAGGCTTTTGGGCTGTAGGCTGCAGGGAAATCGGATCGAGTCCTTTTCCTACAGCCTGAACCGCTACAGTCTACCCACCTGACTTACACTACATATTTGATTTTAAGCCGCTGGGCGGCATCGTAGTCGCTGATGCCCAGTGCATCCGACATGCCGATGGGCAGGGCTGTTGAGCGGCCCAGGGGCGCCACGATCTTTTTCAGTTCCGTGTCGAAAGCCAGGAAAAGGTCGACCACCCGTTCGGCCACCTTTTCCACGTCCAGGCGGCGGTAGAGGCGGGGATCCTGGGAGGTGATGCCCCGGGGACAGCGGCCGATGTTGCAGATGTTGCAGCGGTCGCTCTCCGACCCCAGACAGCCGGCGGCTGCCTGCATGATGTATTTGCCGGTCTGCACGCCGCTGGCACCCAGCATGATCAGGGCCGCGGCGTTGGCGGCCAGATTGCCGCTCTTGCCGACCCCGCCCCCGGCAAACAGGGGGATTTCGTTCTGCATGCCCACTTCCACCAGGTTCAGGTAGCCGTCCCGGATGTTGGTGGCGATGGGATGGCCCATGTGGTCCATGGAAACGTTGTAGGCAGCGCCGGTGCCCCCGTCCTCGCCGTCGATGGCCAGGCCGGCGGCATAAGGGTTGCGGGTGAGGTTGTTGAGCACGGCCATGGCTGTCGAGGTCGCCGAAATCTTGGGATAGACCGGCACCCGGAATCCCCAGGCCATGTACATGGACTGGATCATCTTGGCCACGGACTCCTCGATGGAGTACTGGGTCTGGTGGGTGGGCGGGCTGGGCAGGCTGACGCCCGGCGGCACGCCGCGAATGGCGGCGATCAGCTTGTTGACCTTGTGCCACATGAGCAGGCCGCCGTCGCCGGGCTTGGCTCCCTGGCCGTATTTGATCTCGATGGCGCAGGGGTCCTCCACCATTTCCGGAATGGAATGGATGATCTCGTCCCAGCCGAAATAGCCGCTGGCGATCTGCAGGATCACATATTTGATAAAGGGGCTGCGCAGCAGGCGCGGCGGGCAGCCGCCCTCACCGGTGCAGATGCGCACGGGCATGCCCAGTTCCTCGTTGAGGTACGCCACGCCCATCTGCAAGCCCTCCCACATGTTGGGCGAAAGGGCGCCGAAGCTCATGCCGCCGATGACCAGCGGATAGATTTCGCGTACCGGCGGGATCCATCCGTTTTCGGCCAGAAACTTCAGGTTTTTCTCCGGCGGCAGAATCCGGCCCAGAAGGGTGCGCAGTTCGAACTCGTGGCGGCCGGCATCCAGGGCCGGGTCGGTGAGCATGGAAATACGGATGAACTTGATCTGATCCAGGATGCCGCCCGGTACGTTGCGCCGCCCTCCCCGGCTGCGGGGCTGGCCGCCGCGGTTGATGTGGAAGCGCAGCTTGTCGGCCTCGTCGGACCGCACGGGCATAATGGCGTCGTTGGGACAGACCAGGCTGCAGGTGGCGCATCCCACGCAGGCATAGGCCGGATCGGTCTTCTGGCGGATGCCGTGGAAAATGTCGAAACTGCTGCCGGGGTTGCCCTGGGGATTCAGCGAAACGGTGATCTTCCGCTTGCGGAAAACCCCCAGTTCGATGGCGTTGACCGGGCACACGGCCGTACACCGGCCGCACAGGGTGCACTTGTCTTTTTGCCACAGGATCTGCCAGGGCAGATCCTTGACGCTTAGTGTAGAAGGGCTAATGGCTGCGTTTGGCTGCATACGGAAACCTCCTGGCGCTGCGGTCCGACAATGACCGTGTCCAGATGCATGGGTTGAAAATCCTGGCTTTTGTCACGGTCGGGAACGGCGTAGTCCAGGCCGCAAATTTCAGAGGAGAACGCGTAGCGGCCCGGCCG
This window of the uncultured Desulfosarcina sp. genome carries:
- a CDS encoding glutamate synthase-related protein, translating into MQPNAAISPSTLSVKDLPWQILWQKDKCTLCGRCTAVCPVNAIELGVFRKRKITVSLNPQGNPGSSFDIFHGIRQKTDPAYACVGCATCSLVCPNDAIMPVRSDEADKLRFHINRGGQPRSRGGRRNVPGGILDQIKFIRISMLTDPALDAGRHEFELRTLLGRILPPEKNLKFLAENGWIPPVREIYPLVIGGMSFGALSPNMWEGLQMGVAYLNEELGMPVRICTGEGGCPPRLLRSPFIKYVILQIASGYFGWDEIIHSIPEMVEDPCAIEIKYGQGAKPGDGGLLMWHKVNKLIAAIRGVPPGVSLPSPPTHQTQYSIEESVAKMIQSMYMAWGFRVPVYPKISATSTAMAVLNNLTRNPYAAGLAIDGEDGGTGAAYNVSMDHMGHPIATNIRDGYLNLVEVGMQNEIPLFAGGGVGKSGNLAANAAALIMLGASGVQTGKYIMQAAAGCLGSESDRCNICNIGRCPRGITSQDPRLYRRLDVEKVAERVVDLFLAFDTELKKIVAPLGRSTALPIGMSDALGISDYDAAQRLKIKYVV